A region from the Aeromicrobium choanae genome encodes:
- a CDS encoding DUF1269 domain-containing protein has translation MSENQNTDAETTSETEVVAAAVTDGAYTLFIADFSDTSTAWQAYESLKSVEDGRSVELEGVIVVKREADGKLEIQKATDHSTRRGLTWGLVGGVALGLVFPPSIIGSAAAVGAMGAAVGKARQLRNRSELSDELEAAIQPGHSGIVALVSDPGAVEIRKALALADAIVESAVDDVAARDIKAAAKEAESDSESEKA, from the coding sequence ATGTCAGAGAACCAGAACACCGACGCCGAGACCACGAGCGAGACCGAGGTCGTCGCCGCGGCCGTCACCGACGGCGCGTACACGCTCTTCATCGCCGACTTCTCCGACACCAGCACCGCCTGGCAGGCCTACGAGTCGCTCAAGTCGGTGGAGGACGGTCGTTCGGTGGAGCTCGAGGGAGTCATCGTCGTGAAGCGGGAGGCCGACGGCAAGCTGGAGATCCAGAAGGCCACCGACCACAGCACCCGACGCGGCCTCACCTGGGGACTGGTCGGCGGAGTGGCCCTGGGCCTGGTCTTCCCGCCCTCGATCATCGGGAGTGCCGCTGCGGTGGGCGCCATGGGCGCGGCGGTGGGCAAGGCCCGTCAGCTGCGCAACCGCAGCGAGCTGTCCGACGAGCTGGAGGCCGCCATCCAGCCGGGACACTCAGGGATCGTGGCGCTCGTCTCGGACCCCGGTGCCGTCGAGATCCGCAAGGCCCTCGCGCTCGCCGACGCCATCGTGGAGTCCGCGGTCGACGACGTGGCGGCCCGCGACATCAAGGCCGCGGCGAAGGAAGCCGAGTCCGACTCGGAGAGCGAGAAGGCCTGA
- a CDS encoding class I adenylate-forming enzyme family protein: MSADGQRPWVAWYPEGDVELDTSGTTLMDHFDATVARHPGRIAVRYFEGAITYGELDTMADALAAHLRSAGLGPGSTVALLLQNNPAFLVAMVAAWRLGAVAAPLSPLATSPELSHLLDECGADAVVILDELIHLHGSRVSRLRDLPVIVTSQSDFGDASVAAFGAEDAATSFARIVAAPADRVRVTVDPQAPAVFVPTSGTTGMSKFTVNSHANLEFGASVYRQWARLRDGAVVLGLSPIFHVTGLIGHVALTLRIGGTLVLTHRVRPELIIEAIRRHRPEFTIAVITAYIGLADLPDVSAEDFASFRELWSGGAPIEPGVAERLGKRFGRPIHNVYGLTEATSAVAAVPRGLRTPVDEDTRTLSIGIPVHHTTVRIVGEDGAELPAGAVGEIVVSGPQVAAGYLDKPISTAEVFGGGRLRTGDVGFMDPDGWFYVIDRSKDMISASGFKVWPREIEAALMTHPHVREAAVVAIPDQYRGQSPKAYVVLEPDASVSEYELIEFSRSILAPTKYPREVEFVAELPRTATGKIRRSALG, translated from the coding sequence ATGAGCGCGGACGGCCAGCGGCCGTGGGTCGCGTGGTACCCCGAGGGCGACGTCGAGCTCGACACCTCGGGCACGACCCTGATGGACCACTTCGACGCCACGGTCGCGCGGCACCCGGGCCGGATCGCGGTTCGCTACTTCGAGGGAGCGATCACCTACGGCGAGCTCGACACCATGGCCGACGCCCTGGCGGCCCACCTGCGCAGCGCGGGACTGGGCCCCGGGTCCACGGTGGCGCTGCTGCTGCAGAACAACCCGGCCTTCCTCGTCGCGATGGTGGCTGCGTGGAGACTCGGAGCCGTCGCCGCGCCCCTGTCTCCGCTGGCCACCTCGCCCGAGCTCAGCCACCTCCTCGACGAGTGCGGCGCCGACGCCGTCGTGATCCTCGACGAGCTGATCCACCTGCACGGCTCCCGGGTGTCGCGGCTGCGTGACCTGCCGGTGATCGTGACGTCCCAGTCGGACTTCGGCGACGCCTCGGTGGCCGCCTTCGGGGCCGAGGATGCGGCCACGTCCTTCGCCCGCATCGTGGCGGCCCCGGCGGATCGCGTCCGCGTGACGGTCGATCCGCAGGCACCGGCGGTGTTCGTGCCGACGTCGGGGACGACGGGGATGTCGAAGTTCACCGTCAACTCGCACGCGAACCTGGAGTTCGGCGCATCGGTGTACCGGCAGTGGGCCCGTCTGCGGGACGGTGCCGTCGTCCTGGGTCTGAGTCCGATCTTCCACGTGACCGGCCTGATCGGGCACGTCGCGCTCACCTTGCGGATCGGGGGCACCCTGGTGCTGACCCACCGGGTACGCCCTGAGCTCATCATCGAGGCGATCCGCCGCCATCGTCCCGAGTTCACGATCGCGGTGATCACGGCCTACATCGGCCTGGCGGACCTGCCGGACGTCAGTGCAGAGGACTTCGCGAGCTTCCGCGAGCTCTGGTCCGGTGGCGCGCCCATCGAACCCGGCGTCGCCGAACGGCTGGGGAAGCGCTTCGGCCGGCCGATCCACAACGTGTACGGCCTCACGGAGGCGACGTCGGCCGTGGCGGCCGTGCCGCGGGGGCTGCGGACGCCGGTGGACGAGGACACCCGCACGCTCTCGATCGGGATCCCGGTCCACCACACGACGGTCCGCATCGTGGGCGAGGACGGTGCCGAGCTGCCGGCCGGCGCCGTGGGGGAGATCGTCGTGTCGGGGCCTCAGGTGGCCGCGGGCTACCTGGACAAGCCGATCTCCACGGCGGAGGTGTTCGGCGGTGGCAGGCTCCGGACCGGTGACGTGGGCTTCATGGACCCCGACGGGTGGTTCTACGTGATCGATCGCAGCAAGGACATGATCAGCGCGAGCGGCTTCAAGGTCTGGCCGCGCGAGATCGAGGCGGCGCTGATGACCCACCCGCACGTCCGCGAGGCCGCGGTCGTCGCCATCCCCGACCAGTACCGCGGGCAGTCGCCGAAGGCGTACGTGGTGCTCGAGCCCGACGCCTCCGTGTCGGAGTACGAGCTCATCGAGTTCAGCCGCTCGATCCTGGCGCCGACCAAGTACCCGCGTGAGGTGGAGTTCGTGGCGGAGCTCCCGCGGACGGCCACGGGGAAGATCCGGCGCTCCGCCTTGGGGTGA
- a CDS encoding TetR family transcriptional regulator, translating to MTQSPGTPTVGVAIRRARQAAGITLRDLAGSIQVSAGTMSAIENDKVGVSIARLSQIASALGTETAHLVMQPPSRAPAGSAPQERSRPWRASSTIRLDNVTAAAVTVFHEAGYHGATMRAIAATAQLSVAGVYHHHRSKHSILVSVYDLLLDELQARVAAAAADGTSPHDRVVNIVEAVSVFRDQHPELSSVADSELRSLDEPESSRITARSRTIYDTLRVHADEALNTSAAAPMSADEFSAAVLRLAGVSWLIPPGIRGRSALPVTLAQAVLRP from the coding sequence GTGACGCAGTCGCCCGGAACTCCCACCGTCGGCGTCGCGATCAGGCGGGCTCGCCAGGCCGCCGGCATCACGCTGCGGGACCTCGCCGGCTCCATCCAGGTCAGCGCCGGGACGATGAGCGCGATCGAGAACGACAAGGTGGGCGTCAGCATCGCTCGCCTCTCGCAGATCGCCTCGGCGCTGGGCACCGAGACCGCCCATCTGGTCATGCAGCCTCCATCGCGAGCACCGGCGGGGTCCGCGCCGCAGGAGCGGTCGCGTCCATGGCGCGCCTCGTCGACGATCCGCCTGGACAACGTTACCGCCGCCGCCGTCACGGTGTTCCACGAAGCGGGGTACCACGGAGCGACCATGCGGGCGATCGCGGCGACGGCCCAGCTGAGCGTCGCCGGCGTCTACCACCACCACCGGAGCAAGCACAGCATCCTGGTGTCCGTCTACGACCTGCTGCTCGACGAGCTGCAGGCGCGCGTCGCCGCGGCCGCCGCCGACGGCACGTCGCCCCACGATCGCGTGGTGAACATCGTCGAGGCGGTCAGCGTCTTCCGCGACCAGCATCCTGAGCTCTCGAGCGTGGCCGACTCGGAGCTTCGCAGCCTCGACGAGCCCGAGAGCAGTCGCATCACCGCTCGCAGCCGCACCATCTACGACACGCTGAGGGTTCATGCCGACGAGGCCCTGAACACGTCGGCCGCCGCCCCGATGTCGGCAGACGAGTTCAGCGCAGCCGTCCTGCGCCTCGCTGGGGTCTCGTGGCTGATCCCGCCCGGGATCCGAGGCAGAAGCGCCCTTCCTGTGACTCTCGCCCAGGCAGTCCTGCGGCCCTGA
- a CDS encoding class I adenylate-forming enzyme family protein has product MPDSVTPTRPPWLSGYPDGKPATITPEYGTCLEMFSAAVARSADAPAIRYFDGILTYAEVDSLTDAMAAALVERDFRPGDRLALYLQNDPAFLLGLVAAWKAGGIAVLINPMNKQREVDNLLRDSGAVALLTLDDLYDSVAREVVESGRTSVSTVITTSATDFQSRNDARVLDSDPVDTNGTLRLTDLATTHAGRRAPSPDLDRDSVAVLTYTSGTTGLPKGAMNTHGAMAFNTQVYRDWMDLPEGAGVLAIAPLFHITGLVGHATLSMLLAGPLVLTHRFEPHSMLDAIREHRPFFTIGAITALVALTSAGGATRDDFTSLEVVYSGGAPIPPAVADRIEEEFGFYAHNFYGMTETTSPTHGVPRGLRAPVDPVSGALAVGFPVFNTHVRVVDEAGVEVPVGEIGEFATSGPQVIPGYWRNPEATAEAIVDGELRTGDMGFMDADGWFFIVDRKKDMIIASGYKVWPREVEDVLYSHPAVKEAAVVGVAHEYRGETVRAFVALHAGAHTTSDELIAFCKERMAAYKYPREVQILDRLPQSVTGKILRRELR; this is encoded by the coding sequence ATGCCCGACTCCGTCACCCCGACCCGTCCCCCGTGGCTCTCCGGCTACCCGGACGGCAAGCCGGCGACCATCACGCCCGAGTACGGCACGTGCCTGGAGATGTTCTCCGCCGCCGTCGCCCGAAGCGCCGACGCACCCGCCATCCGCTACTTCGACGGCATCCTCACCTACGCGGAGGTCGACTCCCTGACCGACGCCATGGCGGCAGCACTGGTCGAGCGTGACTTCCGTCCTGGCGACCGGCTGGCCCTCTACCTCCAGAACGACCCGGCCTTCCTGCTCGGCCTGGTCGCGGCATGGAAGGCCGGCGGCATCGCCGTCCTCATCAACCCGATGAACAAGCAGCGCGAGGTCGACAACCTGCTACGCGATTCCGGTGCCGTTGCCCTGCTCACCCTCGACGACCTCTACGACTCGGTGGCTCGCGAGGTCGTGGAGTCCGGGCGGACCTCCGTCTCCACGGTGATCACGACGTCGGCGACCGACTTCCAGAGCCGGAACGACGCACGCGTGCTCGACTCCGACCCCGTCGACACGAACGGGACACTGCGCCTCACCGATCTCGCGACGACGCACGCCGGACGCCGTGCCCCCTCCCCCGACCTGGACCGCGACAGCGTCGCCGTCCTCACCTACACCTCGGGCACGACCGGCCTGCCCAAGGGCGCCATGAACACCCACGGCGCCATGGCGTTCAACACGCAGGTCTACCGCGACTGGATGGATCTTCCCGAGGGTGCCGGCGTCCTGGCCATCGCGCCGCTGTTCCACATCACCGGACTCGTCGGGCACGCCACCCTCTCGATGCTGCTTGCTGGACCACTGGTCCTGACGCACCGCTTCGAGCCGCACTCGATGCTCGACGCGATCCGCGAGCACCGCCCCTTCTTCACGATCGGCGCGATCACCGCACTGGTCGCCCTGACCAGCGCCGGCGGCGCGACGCGTGACGACTTCACGTCCCTCGAGGTCGTCTACTCCGGCGGTGCGCCGATCCCACCCGCGGTGGCCGACCGCATCGAGGAGGAGTTCGGGTTCTACGCCCACAACTTCTACGGGATGACGGAGACGACGTCGCCCACGCACGGCGTCCCGCGCGGCCTGCGGGCCCCCGTCGACCCGGTCTCCGGAGCCCTCGCGGTCGGCTTTCCGGTCTTCAACACGCACGTGCGCGTGGTCGACGAGGCCGGCGTCGAGGTCCCCGTCGGGGAGATCGGCGAGTTCGCCACCTCGGGCCCGCAGGTCATCCCCGGCTACTGGAGGAATCCTGAGGCCACCGCGGAGGCGATCGTCGACGGAGAGCTCCGCACCGGGGACATGGGCTTCATGGACGCGGACGGCTGGTTCTTCATCGTCGACCGCAAGAAGGACATGATCATCGCCTCCGGCTACAAGGTGTGGCCACGCGAGGTCGAGGACGTGCTCTACTCGCACCCGGCCGTCAAGGAGGCCGCGGTCGTCGGCGTCGCGCACGAGTACCGCGGCGAGACGGTGAGGGCCTTCGTCGCCCTGCACGCCGGCGCCCACACGACCTCGGATGAGCTCATCGCGTTCTGCAAGGAGCGGATGGCCGCCTACAAGTACCCGCGCGAGGTGCAGATCCTCGACCGCCTCCCCCAGTCCGTCACCGGCAAGATCCTGCGTCGCGAGCTGCGCTGA
- a CDS encoding MFS transporter, giving the protein MTDLKTAEIAGARKKAVSAAGIGNFVEWFDFGIYAQFITIIGMKFFPSDNPTASLLSGFAAFAVGFLARPIGGVIFGNIGDRVGRRAALSGAVLLMSAATVAIGLTPSYATIGLLAPVLLVAWRILQGLSAGGEYAGSSSFIIEYAPSNRRALFGSVNPVSVALGTAAGASVGLIVTQAMDTASLESWGWRIPFLIAGPVGLVGLYLRLKIQETPEFEAVKEAAREAVHPPIVRAFQDGLKPMVVLFAWSMVTAVSFYLLGGYMVAYNTEELGLERSDALTSYIVALVVFAIACPIAGLAADRWGRRPVGIVAAVGLGVVAIPSFHIMGAGGLGSAMLGQSLYAIFAGSVALVTPVLMVELFKPEIRYTASALAYNMAFALLGGTAPLVATWLIARTGDPISPAYYVVLFAAVGLVAVLVGLKGYYAKDNIRSLQMGTEADRV; this is encoded by the coding sequence ATGACCGACCTCAAGACCGCCGAGATCGCCGGCGCACGCAAGAAAGCCGTATCCGCCGCCGGCATCGGCAACTTCGTCGAATGGTTCGACTTCGGCATCTACGCCCAGTTCATCACCATCATCGGCATGAAGTTCTTCCCCAGTGACAACCCGACGGCGTCGCTCCTGTCCGGCTTCGCGGCCTTCGCCGTGGGCTTCCTGGCCCGGCCGATCGGCGGCGTCATCTTCGGCAACATCGGCGACCGCGTCGGCCGACGCGCCGCCCTGTCGGGCGCCGTCCTGCTGATGTCCGCCGCGACCGTCGCGATCGGCCTGACCCCGAGCTACGCGACCATCGGGCTGCTCGCCCCGGTCCTGCTCGTGGCCTGGCGCATCCTGCAGGGCCTCTCGGCCGGCGGCGAGTACGCGGGCTCGAGCAGCTTCATCATCGAGTACGCGCCCTCGAACCGTCGTGCGCTGTTCGGCTCGGTCAACCCGGTCTCGGTCGCGCTCGGCACCGCCGCCGGCGCCTCGGTGGGCCTCATCGTCACGCAGGCGATGGACACGGCGAGCCTGGAGAGCTGGGGCTGGCGCATCCCGTTCCTCATCGCCGGCCCGGTCGGCCTGGTCGGCCTGTACCTGCGCCTGAAGATCCAGGAGACCCCCGAGTTCGAGGCGGTCAAGGAGGCGGCTCGCGAGGCCGTGCACCCGCCGATCGTCCGCGCCTTCCAGGACGGCCTGAAGCCCATGGTGGTGCTGTTCGCCTGGTCGATGGTCACGGCCGTCAGCTTCTACCTGCTCGGCGGCTACATGGTGGCCTACAACACCGAGGAGCTCGGACTCGAGCGCTCGGACGCCCTGACGTCGTACATCGTCGCGCTCGTGGTCTTCGCCATCGCCTGCCCCATCGCGGGTCTGGCGGCCGACCGCTGGGGCCGTCGCCCCGTGGGCATCGTGGCCGCCGTGGGCCTCGGCGTCGTCGCCATCCCGTCGTTCCACATCATGGGCGCGGGCGGCCTGGGCAGCGCGATGCTGGGCCAGAGCCTGTACGCGATCTTCGCCGGCAGCGTCGCCCTCGTCACCCCGGTGCTGATGGTGGAGCTGTTCAAGCCGGAGATCCGCTACACGGCCAGCGCCCTGGCGTACAACATGGCGTTCGCCCTGCTCGGCGGCACCGCACCGCTCGTCGCAACCTGGCTGATCGCCCGGACCGGGGACCCGATCTCGCCGGCGTACTACGTCGTCCTGTTCGCCGCGGTGGGCCTGGTGGCCGTGCTGGTCGGGCTCAAGGGCTACTACGCGAAGGACAACATCCGCTCGCTGCAGATGGGCACGGAGGCCGACCGCGTCTGA
- the gltX gene encoding glutamate--tRNA ligase, with amino-acid sequence MTETRWTTATGSDVVARFCPSPTGNPHVGMARTALFSWAFARHHGGRFVFRIEDTDASRDSQESYDLLLDVMRWLGLDWDEGVEVGGPNGPYRQSQRMDVYADVAQRLMDAGFAYKAYDTAEELEERRNAARAAGRPSGYDGLHRDLTPEQQAAYEAEGRQAVIRFKMPERDWTFDDLVRGEITFGAENVQDFVIVRANGQPLYTLTNPVDDALMGITHVLRGEDILSSTPRQMALYEAFAEIGVGSGFTPRFGHLPYVMGSGNKKLSKRDPESNLLGYRDQGFLPEGLLNYLALLGWSIAEDRDIFSLEEMVAAFEVERVNPNPARFDLKKCEAINGDHVRLLSPEEFVQRLLPYLPEGVDVDLVAQAAPLVQERSNLLTEAAEMLAFLFAGEEFAVDPDDAAKQLNEDGLEVAKAAREALAGLGEWTTESIEAALRQALVEERGLKPRLAFGPVRVAVTGRRISPPLFESMELLGREASLARLDAVL; translated from the coding sequence ATGACTGAGACCCGTTGGACGACCGCGACCGGCAGCGACGTGGTCGCCCGGTTCTGCCCGTCCCCGACCGGCAACCCGCACGTGGGGATGGCGCGCACCGCGCTGTTCAGCTGGGCGTTCGCGCGCCACCACGGCGGCCGCTTCGTGTTCCGCATCGAGGACACCGACGCCAGCCGCGACTCGCAGGAGTCCTACGACCTGCTGCTCGACGTCATGCGGTGGCTGGGCCTGGACTGGGACGAGGGCGTCGAGGTCGGCGGCCCGAACGGTCCGTACCGCCAGAGCCAGCGCATGGACGTCTACGCCGACGTCGCGCAGCGCCTGATGGACGCCGGCTTCGCGTACAAGGCCTACGACACCGCCGAGGAGCTGGAGGAGCGCCGCAACGCCGCGCGCGCCGCCGGCCGCCCGAGCGGCTACGACGGCCTGCACCGCGACCTCACGCCCGAGCAGCAGGCGGCGTACGAGGCCGAGGGCCGCCAGGCGGTCATTCGCTTCAAGATGCCCGAGCGCGACTGGACCTTCGACGACCTCGTCCGCGGGGAGATCACCTTCGGCGCCGAGAACGTGCAGGACTTCGTCATCGTCCGCGCGAACGGCCAGCCGCTGTACACGCTGACCAACCCCGTCGACGACGCGCTGATGGGGATCACCCACGTGTTGCGCGGCGAGGACATTCTGTCGTCCACCCCGCGCCAGATGGCGCTGTACGAGGCGTTCGCCGAAATCGGCGTGGGCTCGGGCTTCACCCCGCGCTTCGGCCACCTGCCGTACGTGATGGGCTCGGGCAACAAGAAGCTCTCGAAGCGCGACCCCGAGTCGAACCTGCTCGGCTACCGCGACCAGGGCTTCCTGCCCGAGGGCCTGCTGAACTACCTCGCACTGCTCGGCTGGTCGATCGCCGAGGACCGCGACATCTTCTCGCTCGAGGAGATGGTGGCGGCGTTCGAGGTGGAGCGGGTCAACCCGAACCCCGCACGCTTCGACCTGAAGAAGTGCGAGGCGATCAACGGCGACCACGTGCGCCTGCTGTCGCCCGAGGAGTTCGTGCAGCGGCTGCTGCCGTACCTGCCTGAGGGCGTCGACGTCGACCTCGTCGCGCAGGCGGCACCGCTGGTGCAGGAGCGCAGCAACCTGCTGACCGAGGCCGCCGAGATGCTCGCGTTCCTGTTCGCCGGCGAGGAGTTCGCCGTCGACCCCGACGACGCCGCGAAGCAGCTCAACGAGGACGGCCTCGAGGTCGCCAAGGCGGCCCGCGAGGCGCTGGCCGGACTGGGGGAGTGGACCACCGAGTCGATCGAGGCGGCCCTGCGCCAGGCCCTGGTCGAGGAGCGCGGCCTCAAGCCGCGTCTCGCGTTCGGCCCGGTGCGCGTCGCTGTCACCGGTCGCCGCATCTCCCCGCCGCTGTTCGAGTCGATGGAACTGCTGGGACGCGAGGCCTCCCTGGCCCGTCTGGACGCGGTGCTCTAG